The DNA sequence TTTAAAACTTCAAGATTATCACCTTCAATATACAAATTCTGAGTTGTATCCCAATTTTTTGATTCCTCACGACATGGTCTTAAAGTTCCAGTGAACTGTTTTTGAGACTCTTTAATAGCTTGAGTCTTGCCTGGCCAAGTAAAACTATACTTTTCAGAAGAAACATCAATATCTTCACCTAAAATCAATTCCAACTTCTTAAAATCAACTTTATCTTCTGTTATGACTTCAGGAAATATTTCTTTTAATTTAGAAATATTATCTGACACAATATCCTTGCTTTTACCATCTAATTTCATTTATTCACCTTTAAGCTTTAAAATAAGTTTTTCTTTTTTCTCTTTAAGTTTTCCTGCTTTTATATTCAATTCTAGTTGAGAATTAAAATTATTTTCAATCGAAATTTGTTTCTCAATTTTTTTAATATCTAAATCAATAAGCGATATTTTATCGTAAATTTTAGAAATCTCTTCAACAGGCAAATCAACTGTTCCTCCAGCAGTCATTGCTCCACCATATTGAATCATAGCTGTTATATACGAGTCATAAAAGTCGTAAAAATCATTTTTATCAAAACGATCATATTGAATTTTTGATATGAAATCTTCTTCAATTTCAGATAAATTATTAATATCCATCCAATTTGTAGACATTACATGTCCATCTATTACTATTTTTGATGAATCCGCTTTGCTTTCACGTATATGTGCTCCATAAAATTTTAAATCATTTTCATATTGAACAGTTAAAATGATTGGATAGGGAATAAATCTTAAAAGTATATCAACTACTCTATCAATTTTTTCATCTTCTTTAAATTTACCAACACCAGTTTTGTGAACATTATCATATTTTAAATTAATATTAATAAGTTCAACTTCACTATAATTTCTAACATCATCTGTATATTTAGAAATCCTTAAAGTATCTTCATCAAATTTGTAACACCATTTAATTTGTTTTACAATGTCTGTAAAAATTTTTTTATCTTTAGTTTTTAAATCGGCAGCTTCAAAAACCTCTTTTTTAGGAATTACATAGTCAATAACACAACCGTTTGGAACTTCTAAAATATCTCCAATTAAGCTCATTAAATCACTTCACAATTAAAAAGTTAATTAATTCAAACTCTTCAAGCCCATCAATATCTTTTTTTAATGTAGCGGTTCCACCTTTTCCAAACAAGCTTTTAACACCTACTTCTTGTTTTTTACCTAATATGTCTTCAATTGTTTCAACAAGAAGTTCCGAATATTTACTCATGTCTTTTCCATTATTTGTATCCTCATCGAAATCAGCGACTAAATCTTTTAAAACTTCAGTTTTACCTAAGCAAAGTTTTTTATAATAATCTAAAACATGTTTGGATTTAATATAAGAATATTTAACCTCCCCATCTTCACCAATATATACTAAATAATAAGGACTTAATGGATTTTTCTCACTGGATTCTGTTGTTCCTTTGATTTGTTTAAGTAAAAATATTACCCCACTTTCAAGCTCATTTTTTAATTCATGTGGAATGTCAACAATTGAATAAATTCCTTTTGGAGCTTTATCAAGTTCTAGTTTATTTTCATCAATATAATTCATTAATTCCGTTTTAAAATCATTGAAAGTTAAGTCTGTAATAGAAATTGAGTTTGAAATATCTTCTAAATCTAAAACCTTATCCTGAAGCTCTTCCAGTTGTTTTCTCCTATAATCTAAATCATTCATTTTCTGATTATTACTTATGATATTTTCTTCACCACTAGCAGCAACATCAACCATAACCATACGCTTTTTAACTCTTCCTTCAAGATTAATATATTCATCTAACTCCATATTTGGCCAAAAATTAACAAGTTGAATTTGTTTATTAAGTGATCCAATCCTATCTATTCTTCCAAATCTTTGAATAATCCTAACCGGATTCCAATGAATATCATAATTAATTAAATAATCGCAATCTTGTAAATTCTGCCCTTCAGATATACAATCAGTACAAATTAAAATATCAATTTCATTTGTTGCATCTGGGTCAATATTTAATCTCTCTTTTGATATTGGTGAAAAATTAGTCAAAATATCATTAATATCACTTGCAACAACACCTTTTAAAGTGGTTTTATTATCTCCTCCACCAGTTACAAGTGCTGAGTGAACATCAAACTCATCTAAAGCCCATTTATTAATATTTTTGTATAGATATTTAGCAGTATCAGCAAAAGCAGTGAAAACAATTAATTTTTTATTTTTAGGATTGATTGGATTTGAAATTTTATCTTTAATTTTCCATTTTAAATCATTAAGCTTAGCATCCATTTCTGGACTGACTTTTTCAGCTTCACAAAATAAATGTTCTAATCTTTCTTTATCCAGTTCCAAATCTTGTCTCCATTTAATTAAATCCATATCTTGGAGCAATACTTTTCTTTTATTACCAATCATTAGATTATCAATATATTCATCATCACCATCTAAGTCAATAGAGCTAATGCTAATACTTGGATTATAATCAGTTCCATCATCTAATTTATCTAAAGTTTGATTAATCATGTCTAAAATACGTTCAGTTGTTAATTTAAATGAATGTATTGAACTTTCCATACGTTTTAAAAGATTAATTCTCATTAAATGAGTAACATTAACATCCCTATCAAGTTGTTTGAAAGTTGAACCATGACCCACTTCCATATCATATTTCTTTTCATATTCAGACATCTTATTTGGTAAAATATATCTCATAGGAGAGTAGATTGCAAGTTCTAATTTTGATATTTCGTTATTTACCTCATATAATGTTGGAAATTCATTTTTTAAATCAATTTCAGATTTAATATTGATTGGAGGCAATCTTTCTGGAAACTCACCTATTTCATCTAAATCATAATATTTCTCAATATGTTTTCTTGAACGTGCAATTGTTAAAGTATCTAATAATTGGAAATAATCCAAATCAATCATATCAATGAAACTATAATCAGTTTTTTCAAGTTCAGACATCTTAGCCCATTTATTAAAAACACCTTGAGCATTCCTAAGAGTAAAACTAATACTATTAATACCCACATCAACAAGTGCTTGGTCATTATCTTCAGTGATAAATGCAATTTGGTTTTTAATATCATTCATTTTATTATTAACTGGAGTTGCTGAAAGCATTAAAAGACGAGTTTTATGACCCCCTTTTATAATTTCATTCATTAATTTTTGATATCTTGTTTTTCTATCTTTAACCGCAGGATTATTTCTAAAATTATGTGATTCATCAATTACAACTAAATCATAATTACCCCAATTAATTGTTTTAAGGTCAATATCTCCAGATTTACCCCATTGTCTACTTAAATCTGTATGATTTAATACATCATAATTAAACCTATCATCTGCAAAAATATTTCTTTTATCATTTTGAGTATAAATTGTCCAATTATCTCTGAGTTTTTTAGGAACTAACACAAGTACCCTATCATTACGGGACTCATAATACTTAATAATAGCTAAAGCAGTGAATGTTTTACCTAAACCAACACTATCTGCTAAAATACAACCATTATGGTTCTCAATTTTCTCAATAGCCCCAACAACAGCATCTTTTTGAAAGTTATATAACTTATTCCAAATTTTAGTGTTTTTAAGATTATTTCCTTCACGAATCGATCCACCTTCAAGCTCATCTAAGTTTCCAGAAAAAATATTATAAAGTGATAAAAAATAAATAAACTCTGCAGGATTTTCCTTATACATTGTTTGCATCTGATTTAGAACTTCATCTTTTACATCTTCTAATAAATCATCATTATTCCACAAACTATCAAACATCATCAAAGATGACTGAGTAAACATTTGCCCATACACACAATTGTTAACATCTTGTCTTGTGGAATTATTAAGTCCTAAACCCGCTGTTGTAAAATCAACACTTCCATTAATAGCAATATCACTATCATCCCCATTGTTTACACAAATCATACGTGGTTGTGCTTCATTAGGAGATTTAAAAGATTTAATTTCAACTTTATCTCGAATCCATTGTGAACATTCCTTTGAAACAGATCCCTGTGTCATTTCATTTTTAAGCTTAATTTCATAATCGTTTCCAAAAATACTATTATTATCAATATAATACTGTCTAGACTCTTTATTGTCATTTTTTAAAAATGTAGGTTTGGTATAAATGAAACACATGTTATTAATCTTATTCAAATCTTTTTTAAGACTATCATAAGCATACATGGAAAAATAAGCTGAAATAACTGATAATTTAGAACCTTTTTTAATACTTTCTTCAAGTTCCCTATAAACAAAGTCAGATTTATTATCTAAAATTTTTGGTGCTTTAACTGACAATTTAACCAACCTTTAACATTAATATAAACTAGTTATAATATTGTTGTGAATAAAATAAATAGTTTTATATTAATTTTACAACACTACCCTGTATTCCCAAAATTAACTTAAATCAAAATCGGAAGGTAAATCAATAGAATTACAACAATCCCTTTCTTTATGAAAATTACATCCTAAAAAATTACTACCATCAATACCATTTTCTTTAACAACTAACATCCCACCACACTCATCACACACCTTAGCATATTTCACATATGCAATCTGTCTAGAATCATACCATCGTGATTCATTATGATGTGGTCCTCCATCCCATCCACAGAAATTAGAACATCTAAAGTAAGAAGTTCCCTTTTCATTATTTAAGATTAAATTAACTTTTCCAACACCACAATTTGGACATACATTATCAGTTTCAATTACTTCAAATTTTTTTCCAAGCAAGTTATTTATTTCCATTAGTTCTTCATTAGAGAATTTAAAATTTAATTTATCTACTTTATTTTCATCTTTGAGCTCATCAATGAATTGGGAATAATTTATAGATTTATGAAATACATAAACATTATTTTTAGTTCTTGTTAGTGCTACATAAAATAATCTTCTTTCTTCTGCATAATCGATATCTTCATCTTTTTTATTGTTTACAAAGTCTAAAATTGGATCATTTTCCATTTTATTTGGAAATCCATTTAATTTATTATTTAAATTAAGTACAATTACATAATCTGCATCCAGTCCTTTTGATTTATGTACTGTTTTATATTCTATTTTCAAATTAGGCTTTTTAAAATAATTAATTTTCATATAATCATTGGTTGTGATTAAATTTTTACATAAAATTTCATTAATATCTTTATTATTTCTTCCAAGGATTAAAACCTCTGCATTTGGGTCTTTTTTTGAAATTTCATCTAATATTTCAATAATTCCTAATATTTCCTCAGATCTTGAAATATACTCTACTAACTTAATTGGTTTTTTCTTAACTACATTATCTGATTTTAATTTTTTTGGAATTTGATTTTTATTTTTTAAAATGAATTTTCCAACTACATCAACTAAATCTTGGGAATTTCTGTGAGTAATTTGAATTTTAACCATTTTAGGATGGTCAAAGTATTTATCAAATTCTGAAAATAGGTTTATATCACAACCAGTAAAACCATAAATTGATTGCCAATCATCCCCCACGACAATTACTTTAGCACCAGTTCTATTTTGCATTTCTTTTAATAAATTGTATCTAGTATGTGATGTGTCTTGATATTCATCAACAAAGATGTATTTATAATTATGAATATAAGCTCCTTTTCGAAGTTTAATAACTGCATCATTAATCATATCATTAAAATCCAATAGATTTTCTTTGTTTAATCTTTGCAAATATATTTCATAAACTTTTTCAATAATATCTAAAAAGAATCCGATTCTCTTTTTAAAAGCACCAGAGTAATTTTTATTATTTAAATTCCTATATTCATTGAATCTATATTTAGAAATATCATTGCCATCATAATCAATATTAAGAGCATTTCCTTTAAATAAATTAATAAATCTCTCTAATGTTTTAATAAAAATTGCATATTCAGGTAACTTACTATCAATAATTAAT is a window from the Methanobrevibacter oralis genome containing:
- a CDS encoding SNF2-related protein gives rise to the protein MSVKAPKILDNKSDFVYRELEESIKKGSKLSVISAYFSMYAYDSLKKDLNKINNMCFIYTKPTFLKNDNKESRQYYIDNNSIFGNDYEIKLKNEMTQGSVSKECSQWIRDKVEIKSFKSPNEAQPRMICVNNGDDSDIAINGSVDFTTAGLGLNNSTRQDVNNCVYGQMFTQSSLMMFDSLWNNDDLLEDVKDEVLNQMQTMYKENPAEFIYFLSLYNIFSGNLDELEGGSIREGNNLKNTKIWNKLYNFQKDAVVGAIEKIENHNGCILADSVGLGKTFTALAIIKYYESRNDRVLVLVPKKLRDNWTIYTQNDKRNIFADDRFNYDVLNHTDLSRQWGKSGDIDLKTINWGNYDLVVIDESHNFRNNPAVKDRKTRYQKLMNEIIKGGHKTRLLMLSATPVNNKMNDIKNQIAFITEDNDQALVDVGINSISFTLRNAQGVFNKWAKMSELEKTDYSFIDMIDLDYFQLLDTLTIARSRKHIEKYYDLDEIGEFPERLPPINIKSEIDLKNEFPTLYEVNNEISKLELAIYSPMRYILPNKMSEYEKKYDMEVGHGSTFKQLDRDVNVTHLMRINLLKRMESSIHSFKLTTERILDMINQTLDKLDDGTDYNPSISISSIDLDGDDEYIDNLMIGNKRKVLLQDMDLIKWRQDLELDKERLEHLFCEAEKVSPEMDAKLNDLKWKIKDKISNPINPKNKKLIVFTAFADTAKYLYKNINKWALDEFDVHSALVTGGGDNKTTLKGVVASDINDILTNFSPISKERLNIDPDATNEIDILICTDCISEGQNLQDCDYLINYDIHWNPVRIIQRFGRIDRIGSLNKQIQLVNFWPNMELDEYINLEGRVKKRMVMVDVAASGEENIISNNQKMNDLDYRRKQLEELQDKVLDLEDISNSISITDLTFNDFKTELMNYIDENKLELDKAPKGIYSIVDIPHELKNELESGVIFLLKQIKGTTESSEKNPLSPYYLVYIGEDGEVKYSYIKSKHVLDYYKKLCLGKTEVLKDLVADFDEDTNNGKDMSKYSELLVETIEDILGKKQEVGVKSLFGKGGTATLKKDIDGLEEFELINFLIVK
- a CDS encoding DUF4391 domain-containing protein, whose protein sequence is MSLIGDILEVPNGCVIDYVIPKKEVFEAADLKTKDKKIFTDIVKQIKWCYKFDEDTLRISKYTDDVRNYSEVELININLKYDNVHKTGVGKFKEDEKIDRVVDILLRFIPYPIILTVQYENDLKFYGAHIRESKADSSKIVIDGHVMSTNWMDINNLSEIEEDFISKIQYDRFDKNDFYDFYDSYITAMIQYGGAMTAGGTVDLPVEEISKIYDKISLIDLDIKKIEKQISIENNFNSQLELNIKAGKLKEKKEKLILKLKGE